A region of Bicyclus anynana chromosome 17, ilBicAnyn1.1, whole genome shotgun sequence DNA encodes the following proteins:
- the LOC112044695 gene encoding clotting factor G beta subunit has product MWYNLYLFFSMLTSFLESTHIATSIINQNMHVYTGVGQLLETSMGIEDLTSSLSDDQFDVANFPKMTVDIEQRRNFEMPDFSKYVERVSEKKCMEYIYEMLKRQEDSLSERDSNLTIINGKEVKAAEYPHMGALGWWTNDVQRKLSFLCGASLISDQFLLTAAHCKSIIRPYLAQLEPSVVRLGTRYLENAPNYEKGVDFEIESLICYFYYYSPLRDYDIALVKLRTKVQFTKFIQPACLSTRTFADIKKRITATGWGSVTAQISDMSISRELRFTEIHIFDDEKCNYLLDRYKYRLWRGLRRHQLCAGELDGNSDTCQGDSGGPIQYPLISTSSEGTIHRILAITSFGLTRCAKENAPGIYTRIAYFINWIENVVWPYEQLS; this is encoded by the exons ATGtggtacaatttatatttatttttttcgatgCTTACATCGTTTTTGG AATCCACACATATTGCTACTAGTATAATCAATCAAAATATGCATGTATATACTGGGGTCGGTCAATTACTAGAAACTTCCATGGGAATTGAGGACTTAACTTCATCATTGAGCGATGATCAATTTGATGTGGCTAACTTTCCCAAAATGACAGTAGACATAGAACAGAGAAGAAATTTTGAAATGCCGGATTTTTCTAAATACGTGGAAAGAGTCAGTGAAAAAA AATGCATGGAATACATTTACGAAATGTTGAAAAGACAAGAGGACAGTCTTTCAGAGCGTG aTTCAAACCTCACCATCATAAATGGAAAAGAAGTAAAAGCAGCGGAGTACCCACACATG GGCGCTTTAGGGTGGTGGACTAACGATGTGCAACGGAAACTGTCTTTTCTCTGTGGTGCAAGTTTGATAAGTGATCAATTTTTGCTCACCGCTGCACACTGCAAGAGCATTATACGACCCTATCTAGCGCAACTTGAACCAAGCGTCGTCAGACTTGGCACTAGATATCTAGAA AATGCCCCTAACTACGAAAAAGGTGTAGATTTTGAGATTGAATCACtgatatgttatttttattattattcaccgCTTCGAGACTATGATATAGCTTTAGTAAAATTAAGGACTAAAGTTCAGTTTACGAAATTCATTCAACCAGCCTGCCTCTCTACCAGGACATTTGcggatattaaaaaaagaattacagCCACTGGATGGGGAAGCGTCACTG CCCAAATAAGTGACATGTCAATATCGAGAGAACTAAGATTCACGGAGATCCACATCTTTGACGATGAGAAGTGCAACTACCTCTTAGACAGATATAAATATCGGTTGTGGCGCGGCCTTCGCCGTCATCAACTGTGTGCTGGCGAATTGGACGGCAACTCAGACACTTGTCAG GGTGACTCTGGCGGCCCCATACAATATCCCTTGATCAGTACATCTTCAGAAGGCACCATACACAGGATATTAGCAATTACATCCTTCGGCCTAACCAGGTGTGCGAAGGAAAACGCGCCCGGGATTTACACCAGAAttgcttattttataaattggatCGAAAATGTAGTATGGCCGTATGAACAATTGTCTTAG